GTTATATTGGCGGTCGTTATATTGATTTAGAAATTCCTAAAGGAAATACAATAGCTATCGACTTTAATCAGGCTTATAATCCGTATTGTGCTTACAATTATAAATATTCTTGTCCGCTTGTGCCTTTAGAAAATGATTTAAAAATCGAAATTAAAGCAGGCGTAAAGACATTTCATTAATGGAATACTTCAACTTTCATACGCATCAGTTTACCAATCAGCCTAATGTTTTAGAATTGGTGAATCAATATCCAAAAGATTTTGATGCTTCAATTCCATTTTATTCCATCGGAATTCATCCGTGGTATATTGATGAAAGCCGAATAAATGAAGATTTAAAAATTATCGAAGAAAAACTCCAAACTGAAAATTGTCTGGCAATAGGAGAATGCGGTTTAGATAAAAGAATTGAAGTATCGCTAGATTTGCAGATTTCTGTTTTCGAAAAGCAATTAGTTTTAGCTGAAAAATTCAAGAAACCTGTTGTTGTACATTGTGTAGCCGCTTTTCAAGAAGTGATTGAAATTAAGAAAAGATTGAAAATCTCAGTTCCCATGGTTATTCATGGTTATTCAAAGAATAAACAAGTCGCGTCGCAATTAATTACAGCTGGATTTTATATTTCTTTTGGAAAATATTTATTGAAGAATCCAGATCTAAAAACGGTTTTTCAAAGTATTCCAAACGAGCGATTCTTCTTAGAAACGGATACAATGGAAGAAACAATTCAACAGGTTTATGAGATTGCTTCACAATACAAAAAAATAAACAATAAAGAATTAGAAAGAATCATTTCAAATAATTATAAAAGTGTTTTTTAAGTTCATCAACCTGAAACTTGAAACCATTTTAAAACAAATTTAAAAAAAAAACAAAACAATACTATATGGCAGAATGGACAGAAAGAGCTGAGCTTTTATTTACAAAAGAAGGATTAGAAAAGTTGCAAAAATCTAATGTTTTGGTAGTAGGATTAGGCGGAGTTGGATCTTTTGCAGCAGAATTTTTAGCAAGAGCAGGAGTAGGAAATATGACAATTGTAGATGGAGACGTTGTAGATATCACTAATATCAACAGGCAATTACCTGCTTTACATTCAACAGTTGGACAGCCAAAAATTAAAATTGTCGGAGATCGTTTAATGGATATTAATCCAGAATTGAATCTAACAAGAGTTCAAGAATTTCTTTCACCAGAACGTGCTTTCGAAATTGTTTCTCCAGAATTTGATTATGTTTTAGACTGTATCGACAGTATCACGCCCAAATTAAATTTAATTATTGCTGCTAAACGCAAAAGAGTAAAAATTATCAGCAGTATGGGAGCTGGTGGAAAAATGCTGGCTTCAAAAGTAAAAGTAACGGACATTTCGAAAACAATCAACTGTTATTTTTCTAAAACAATCCGCAAGCGTTTAAAAGAAGCCAAAATCAATAAACTAAAAGTGGTTTTTTCTTCTGAAATCCAAGATGAAAAAAGCTTAAAATTAACCGACGGAAAAAACTTTAAAAAATCTTTCTACGGAACAAACAGTTATATGCCAGGGTTATTTGGCTTACACGCCGCAGAAACAGTGATTAGACATTTGCTTGCTAAATAAAGGCGCTAAGAGACTTAGTTTCTAAGAGTTTTACTTAGTATTTAGAATAACTTTTAAAAAGTCAAAGGAAAAAGAACTTAGAATCTTAGTATCTCAGAATCTCAGAAACTTAAAAAAAAATGATTAAAACAGTAATTTTTGATATGGATGGTGTTATTGTTGACACAGAACCCGTTCATCGTTATGCTTATTATTTACAATTTTCAGAATTAAATATAGAAGTACCTGAAGAAATGTACACTTCTTTTACTGGATTTTCTACCAGAAATACATTTCAGGCATTAAAAGACTATTTTCCTTCTGTAGAACAAGAAGTTGAAGATTTGATCCAAAGAAAACGAAGCATTTTCAATGACGCTTTTGACACCAAAGAAGATTTATATCTTTTGGATGGAGTAGAAGATCTGATAAAAGATTTATACCACAACGGAATACAACTAATTTTGGCCTCTTCAGCTTCAAAAGTAACTATCGATCGTGTTTTTACCAGATTTAATCTGCATCAATATTTTACGGATATTGTAAGCGGTGAAGATTTCCCTCAGTCAAAACCAAATCCAGCAATATTTAATCATGCAGCATCGTTATCTATTGCGCCAAAAGAAAATTGTATTATAATCGAAGACAGTACAAATGGAATAAAAGCAGCAAAAGCTGCTGGAATTTATTGTGTAGGTTACAGAAGCCAACATTCGAATCTACAAGATTACAGTGAAGCTGACTTAGTTATAGATCATTTTAATGAATTAAATGCGCAAAAAATATCACAGATCCAAGCCTGAATTATGTAAAATTTAACATTTGTTCGGTAATTGAATTTGTAAATTTGAATAAAATAAAAAACGTAAAAAGAATGAAAAAACTACTTATTGCTTTCGCACTGATCTTAGCGCCTTTTGCATCAGAAGCACAGGTAAAAACGCCGCAAGCGAGTCCAAAAGGATATATTAAACAAACTGTTGGTTTAACTGATGTTGAAGTTACCTATTCAAGACCAGGAGCAAGAGGAAGAGCTGTTTTTGGAAATTTAGTTCCTTTTGGAAAATTATGGAGAACAGGAGCTAATGAAAATACAATCATCAATTTTAGTGACGATGTTGTAATCGATGGAAAAACATTAAAGAAAGGAAAATACTCTATTTATACTGTGCCAAGAATTGAAAGCTGGGACGTTATTTTCTATCTTTCTACAGATAACTGGGGATTACCAGAAAACTGGAATGAAAATTATGTGATTTTAAAAACTACTGTAAAAGAAGATGCTTTGCCAACTCCAGTTGAGACATTTACAATAGGAATTAATGGTTTAGATCCAAATTTTGGTTATTTAGAAATGGCTTGGGAAAACTCTCATGTTGCTTTGAAATTTGAAGTTCCAACTGCAAAAATTGCTACAGCAAGTATTGATAAAGCTTTAGCTGGTCCAACTTGGAATGACTATTTTGCTGCATCACAATATTTATTTCAGGCTAACGGAAATATTGAAACAGCAAGAACTTATGTAGATAAAGCGCTTGATATGAGTTCAGATAAACCATATTATGTTTCTAGATTAAAATCTTTGATTCAAGCAAAACAAGGAGATAAAAAAGGAGCAATCGAAACTGCAAAAGCATCTTTGGCAGCAGCCGAAGCAGCAAACAATGCAGATTATGTAAAATTGAATAAAGACAGTATCGCTGAGTGGAGCAGATAATTGTTTTTAAATTTTCAATTGTAAAATTAAAAATTCCAAAGCTTTCGGGTTTTGGAATTTTTTTTGTTTTATCGCGAAGCTCGCAAAGGTTTTACGCAATAAGCTAAGATTTTCATTAAGAATGCTAAGAGCACAAAGCTTTGTGCAGATAAAGCTTTGTGAAGATTTCATTTTAATGAATCTCAAAAAAAAAAACAACCTTAGCGTACTTTGCGTAAAACCTTTGCGAGCTTTGCGTTAGAAAAAAAACTTTGTAACCTTAGTGTGCTTTGCGATAAGAAAAACACAAAGCATAAAACTTGAAACCTGAAACCTGAAACCTGAAACAAAAATCAGCCAAATAAAAAACCGCAACTCTTTATGGGAATTGCGGTTTCTAGGTATAAAAAATGGTTGGTTAATAGCGATATCTTTTTTTTACAATGATATATCTTTTATTTAAAACTAAAAAATATCCCTGTAACAGAAAGAAACTTTAATGTTAACTATTTAACATTACAGGCATTACTAACATAGTAACAGTTTCTCCTTCTTCTAAACCATCAACTGGCGTTAAAATACCAGCTCTGTTTGGCAATGACATTTCAAGCATAATCATGTCAGATTGTAAGTTTGTCAACATTTCAGTTAAGAAACGAGAGTTAAAACCAATTTGAAGATCATCTCCTTGATAATCACAAGTCAATCTTTCTTCTGCTTTGTTTGAGTAATCAATATCTTCTGCAGAAACGTTTAATTCAGCTCCGGCAATTTTCAAACGAATTTGGTGTGTAGTTTTATTAGAGAAAATCGCAACACGTTTAACAGAACTTAAAAATAAAGAACGGTCAATCATTAATTTGTTTGGATTTTCTTTTGGAATTACCGCTTCGTAATTTGGGTATTTTCCGTCGATTAAACGACACATTAAGATATAATTATCAAATGAGAAAGTCGCATTTGAATCGTTGTATTCAATTTTTACTTCAGCATCAGAAGAACCTAAAATACTTTTTAAAATATTTAAAGGTTTTTTAGGCATGATAAAATCAGCAACCTGAGAAGCTTTTACGTCTGTGCGTGAATATTTTACCAATTTATGAGCATCTGTAGCAACAAAAATTAATCCTTCTGGTGAGAACTGGAAGAAAACTCCAGACATTACCGGACGTAAATCGTCGTTACCTGCGGCAAAAATAGTTTTACTTACCGCTGTTGCTAAAACTTCAGCAGGAACTAAAGTTACAGATGGATCTTCAAGACTTACTGCTTTTGGAAATTCTTCCCCAGCTGCGTAAGCTAATGCGTATTTACCTGAGTTAGAGCTAATTTCTACGGTGTTGTTATCTTCAACAGTAAAAGTTAATGGCTGTTCAGGGAAAGTTTTTAAAATTTCAAGCAAAAGTTTCGCTGGTACAGCAACACTTCCTTTACTTGTAGAATCGATTGATAATGTAGCCGACATAGTCGTTTCAAGATCTGAAGCCGAAACTGTTAACTCATTATTGTTTAGTTCAAATAAAAAGTTGTCTAAAATTGGTAACGTATTGTTACTGTTAATTACACTACCTAAAACTTGTAATTGTTTTAATAAGTACGAACTCGATACTATAAATTTCATCTGTTTTATTTTATTTTTTGATGGATGCTTTAGCAAATAAAGGGCTAAATATACGGATTACAAATATATCTTAAACTATCCAAAGTATTACATTTTTTTATTAACATCTACTTGCTGTATCTTCTTTTTCTCAAAAAGGTAAAAACAAGTCCGAAAACCAATAAAATTAGAATTGGAACTCCGATAGTTATGAATTGGGTTATGCTGTAACTTTCATAAACTTTTTCTTTGTCTAATAAAGGCAGTTCGACATCTTTACTTCTAATGTTAATAAGTCCAGTGTCATCCAAGAGGTAATTAATACAATTCATAATAAAGTCCTTATTGTCATAAAGATTTCCTGTTCGTTGATCGTAACCTAATTCTACGGGCATTCTGTTTTTGTCCAATTGGTTTCTCGCAATATCCCCATCGGCAACAACAATCATTTTATTTGGTTTTCCTTTTGCGGTAAATGAATTGTCTTTAAAAGGTAAAACTCTATTCTCAAAAGCAGAGTGGAAGTTTCCTTCTAATAAAACAGCCAAATTCTGATTTCCTTTATTTAAATAATCCTGCGGTGTTGTTTTCTCCGTTACCATATTAAGGCTGATTTCAGCCGGAGAACCAATAGTTTTGGAATATTGAGAAGACTGTAATAAAACCGTTTTTTTGATTCCGTTTTTCAGCGTATCAATCGGATTGGCAAAATCAAATTTGATTCCGCCCAGATTTTTTACAATTGGATGCTGACTTGTTGGAAAAACCTGTGGCGCAAATTTCCATACAAAATCCTGATATTGTGTTGCACTTCCTTGTTCGCCGGTTGCCAGCTTTATTGGTGTTCCTTGTTCATCTTTTATCAAATCAGGATTAATTCTAAATCCGTATTTGAAGAACATATCATTTAGATTTAAATCTCTCGGATAAGCTAAAGTTGCGCCCGCATCATTGTACAAACTATCCATATCGGCAGCAACCTGATCAATTAACCAAAGTGTTTTTCCACCATTCATAATAAACTGATCCAGAACTTCTTTTTCTTCGTCTGAGAATTTTTCAGTTGGTTTTGCAACAATGGCTAAATCGTATTTCTTCAATTCACTTAAAGTAGCATTCGGATTTTTAGCAACGGAGTCTAATGTGAAAGGGCCAATTAGGTAACTTTCATGAATCTGTTTCAGCATTTGCGCAATGTGTCTTTCTCTTAGTTCGCCATTTCCTTTTATGATCGCAACCTTTTTCTGTTTGGTTTTAGTCACTTTGTTGATAGCATCTGCAATAGAATATTCTAAATGCTGAATAGAACCAATTACTTTTTGCGTAGTCGAAGCTCCCATTATATTTTTTAATAACGGAATATTCACTTCTTTGCCATTATAAACTGCAATTGCCCAAGGAAAAACCATTGCTTGTGATTGTTTTCCTTTGTCATCAACCGTAATGTTTACAGGAGTTAAGCCTTTTTGAAAAAGCGATTTTGTCAGTTCGTCGCTTTCTTCTTCGTTTTCTAAAGGATCAACAAATTCGAAAACTATATTTTTATTATAAGCCTGAAATTCTTCCAGTAATTGTTTGGTTTCCTGCTGTAAACGTCTAAAATCGGGAGGAAGTTCGCCAGCCATATAAATCTTGATAGATAACGGATTCTGAACTTGTTTGATAATTCCTAACGAAGTTGGAGATAATGTATAACGTTTGTCTTTCGTTAAATCAAAACGCTGAAAAAATAAAGTTCCAAGTACATTTAAAACCACTAAAATAAGTATAGTGATGCCTAATGTTTTTAAATTTTGCTTAGTAGATGCTTTCATTACGCTTTAAAAGATTTTAATTGATAAACAGTAAAAGATAGAAAAGCGATAGTAATGCTTAAAAAATAAATTACATCTCGTGTGTCAATAACACCACGGCTCATACTTTTAAAGTGATTTTGCATTCCTAAAATAGAGATCAAACTGTTTGAGTCAGAAAATAATGAAGCCAAACCTTCAAAGCCAAAATAAAGAAAGAAACACAAGAAAACAGCAAGGATAAAAGCTACAATCTGGTTTTCTGAAAGGGTAGAAGTAAAGATTCCGATTGCAGAGTACGAAGCAATTAAAAACAATAATCCGAAATAAGAGCCAATTGTGCTTCCCATATCGATATTTCCTTCTGGCGAACCTAAATCTGAAATTACTTTAACATAAATTAAAGTTGGAATAATCGCTAAAATAATCAGTAAAAATGAACCGAAGAATTTACCGTTTACAATTTCCCAGATTGACAAAGGTTTAGTTAGTAATAACTCTAAAGTTCCTTGTTTTTTTTCGTCAGAGAAACTTCTCATCGTTACGGCTGGAATCAAGAATATTAAAATCCAGGGTGCTAAAGTGAAAAATGGAGTTAAATCGGCGTAACCTGAGTTTAGTATGTTGTAATCTCCTTCAAATACCCATAAAAATAGTCCGTTGCTGATTAAGAAAATAGCAATGACCAAATAGCCGATTGGAGAACCAAAAAAGGATTTTATTTCTCGTAAAATGATTGATTTCATTTGTGTTTTTGTTTTTTTATTGTTTCAGGTTTCAAGTTTCATGTTCTTGAAATGACTTAAATAATTATTTACCGTGCGTGATTTTTATGATTTGTGAATTTCTAGCATCAATAATTATTAGAAACGTTCCGCCTAAATAATTTTCAGGTAAAGTTCCAGATATAACCCAATAATTTTCTAAGAGATAAATTTCATA
This portion of the Flavobacterium panacagri genome encodes:
- a CDS encoding TatD family hydrolase, whose translation is MEYFNFHTHQFTNQPNVLELVNQYPKDFDASIPFYSIGIHPWYIDESRINEDLKIIEEKLQTENCLAIGECGLDKRIEVSLDLQISVFEKQLVLAEKFKKPVVVHCVAAFQEVIEIKKRLKISVPMVIHGYSKNKQVASQLITAGFYISFGKYLLKNPDLKTVFQSIPNERFFLETDTMEETIQQVYEIASQYKKINNKELERIISNNYKSVF
- a CDS encoding tRNA threonylcarbamoyladenosine dehydratase, which produces MAEWTERAELLFTKEGLEKLQKSNVLVVGLGGVGSFAAEFLARAGVGNMTIVDGDVVDITNINRQLPALHSTVGQPKIKIVGDRLMDINPELNLTRVQEFLSPERAFEIVSPEFDYVLDCIDSITPKLNLIIAAKRKRVKIISSMGAGGKMLASKVKVTDISKTINCYFSKTIRKRLKEAKINKLKVVFSSEIQDEKSLKLTDGKNFKKSFYGTNSYMPGLFGLHAAETVIRHLLAK
- a CDS encoding HAD family hydrolase — its product is MIKTVIFDMDGVIVDTEPVHRYAYYLQFSELNIEVPEEMYTSFTGFSTRNTFQALKDYFPSVEQEVEDLIQRKRSIFNDAFDTKEDLYLLDGVEDLIKDLYHNGIQLILASSASKVTIDRVFTRFNLHQYFTDIVSGEDFPQSKPNPAIFNHAASLSIAPKENCIIIEDSTNGIKAAKAAGIYCVGYRSQHSNLQDYSEADLVIDHFNELNAQKISQIQA
- a CDS encoding DUF2911 domain-containing protein; translated protein: MKKLLIAFALILAPFASEAQVKTPQASPKGYIKQTVGLTDVEVTYSRPGARGRAVFGNLVPFGKLWRTGANENTIINFSDDVVIDGKTLKKGKYSIYTVPRIESWDVIFYLSTDNWGLPENWNENYVILKTTVKEDALPTPVETFTIGINGLDPNFGYLEMAWENSHVALKFEVPTAKIATASIDKALAGPTWNDYFAASQYLFQANGNIETARTYVDKALDMSSDKPYYVSRLKSLIQAKQGDKKGAIETAKASLAAAEAANNADYVKLNKDSIAEWSR
- the dnaN gene encoding DNA polymerase III subunit beta; translated protein: MKFIVSSSYLLKQLQVLGSVINSNNTLPILDNFLFELNNNELTVSASDLETTMSATLSIDSTSKGSVAVPAKLLLEILKTFPEQPLTFTVEDNNTVEISSNSGKYALAYAAGEEFPKAVSLEDPSVTLVPAEVLATAVSKTIFAAGNDDLRPVMSGVFFQFSPEGLIFVATDAHKLVKYSRTDVKASQVADFIMPKKPLNILKSILGSSDAEVKIEYNDSNATFSFDNYILMCRLIDGKYPNYEAVIPKENPNKLMIDRSLFLSSVKRVAIFSNKTTHQIRLKIAGAELNVSAEDIDYSNKAEERLTCDYQGDDLQIGFNSRFLTEMLTNLQSDMIMLEMSLPNRAGILTPVDGLEEGETVTMLVMPVMLNS
- the gldG gene encoding gliding motility-associated ABC transporter substrate-binding protein GldG; protein product: MKASTKQNLKTLGITILILVVLNVLGTLFFQRFDLTKDKRYTLSPTSLGIIKQVQNPLSIKIYMAGELPPDFRRLQQETKQLLEEFQAYNKNIVFEFVDPLENEEESDELTKSLFQKGLTPVNITVDDKGKQSQAMVFPWAIAVYNGKEVNIPLLKNIMGASTTQKVIGSIQHLEYSIADAINKVTKTKQKKVAIIKGNGELRERHIAQMLKQIHESYLIGPFTLDSVAKNPNATLSELKKYDLAIVAKPTEKFSDEEKEVLDQFIMNGGKTLWLIDQVAADMDSLYNDAGATLAYPRDLNLNDMFFKYGFRINPDLIKDEQGTPIKLATGEQGSATQYQDFVWKFAPQVFPTSQHPIVKNLGGIKFDFANPIDTLKNGIKKTVLLQSSQYSKTIGSPAEISLNMVTEKTTPQDYLNKGNQNLAVLLEGNFHSAFENRVLPFKDNSFTAKGKPNKMIVVADGDIARNQLDKNRMPVELGYDQRTGNLYDNKDFIMNCINYLLDDTGLINIRSKDVELPLLDKEKVYESYSITQFITIGVPILILLVFGLVFTFLRKRRYSK
- the gldF gene encoding gliding motility-associated ABC transporter permease subunit GldF, with the translated sequence MKSIILREIKSFFGSPIGYLVIAIFLISNGLFLWVFEGDYNILNSGYADLTPFFTLAPWILIFLIPAVTMRSFSDEKKQGTLELLLTKPLSIWEIVNGKFFGSFLLIILAIIPTLIYVKVISDLGSPEGNIDMGSTIGSYFGLLFLIASYSAIGIFTSTLSENQIVAFILAVFLCFFLYFGFEGLASLFSDSNSLISILGMQNHFKSMSRGVIDTRDVIYFLSITIAFLSFTVYQLKSFKA